A region from the Triplophysa rosa linkage group LG4, Trosa_1v2, whole genome shotgun sequence genome encodes:
- the taf5l gene encoding TAF5-like RNA polymerase II p300/CBP-associated factor-associated factor 65 kDa subunit 5L isoform X2: protein MKRVRTEQIQNAVTQYLKRRQYIDTDGCLKGAKLSQSAEEMAASLTVQTETSCANVVSAAPCQSDPQQYESQFSRLRSFLQDAEAPWTKEVSGVLFPLFLYLHLDMARCGLKGSVDSFYGRFHSFFQQDPEQKAIVDLLRGVVSLQDVTSNPKLCSLRDHKYVVHMTDQAYNYLLRYLQSDDNGAICWVLGAHIQVEVTAVRRTDYQLYGTGLGEGNATSSSVTWTAVDGMEGAEPVEVTAGLPQNEAALDALQDCIKRVREGPPSLTTVCFYAFQHTDQLLNTAEVSADSRLLAAGFDNSAVKLWSLRARKLKVGPHKADVSKIRLACDLLEEEADDEDASGSEIKTLRAHSGPVYRTAFLTDGSGLLSCSEDSTVRFWDLNSFTNTVLYRGHAYPVWDVDVSPCSLYFATASHDRTARLWSFARTYPLRLYAGHLSDVDCVKFHPNSSYIATGSTDKTVRLWSMQQGASVRLFTGHRGPVLSLAFSPNGKYLASAGEDQRLKLWDLASGTLFKDLRGHTDSITSLSFSPDSSLVASGSMDNSVRVWDIRNTHGTAPSDGSSSELIGQYTGNTSNILNVQFMACNLLLVTGTALEKQEQ, encoded by the exons ATGAAGCGGGTCCGGACAGAACAGATCCAGAATGCCGTGACCCAGTACCTGAAAAGGAGACAGTACATAGACACAGATGGGTGTCTGAAGGGGGCCAAACTCTCCCAGTCTGCTGAAGAGATGGCTGCTAGTCTGACTG TTCAGACAGAGACCAGTTGTGCAAATGTGGTGTCCGCAGCCCCCTGTCAATCAGACCCCCAGCAATACGAGTCCCAGTTCTCCAGACTGCGCTCCTTTCTGCAAG ATGCAGAGGCGCCGTGGACGAAAGAGGTGAGTGGCGTATTGTTTCCGCTCTTCCTCTACCTGCACTTGGACATGGCACGCTGTGGTCTGAAGGGGTCGGTAGACTCGTTCTACGGACGTTTCCATTCGTTCTTCCAGCAAGACCCTGAGCAGAAAGCTATCGTGGATCTTCTGCGAGGAGTCGTTTCGCTGCAG GATGTGACCTCCAACCCCAAGCTGTGTTCTCTCCGGGATCACAAGTATGTGGTTCACATGACAGATCAAGCCTACAACTACCTGCTGCGATACCTTCAAAGCGACGACAACGGTGCCATCTGCTGGGTGCTCGGCGCACACATACAG GTGGAGGTAACGGCAGTACGACGAACGGACTACCAGCTGTACGGGACGGGGCTCGGAGAGGGAAACGCAACCTCCTCCTCCGTCACCTGGACTGCAGTGGATGGGATGGAGGGGGCGGAGCCTGTAGAGGTCACAGCTGGGTTACCTCAGAACGAGGCCGCGTTGGATGCGTTGCAGGATTGCATAAAGCGTGTGCGAGAGGGTCCGCCCTCGCTCACCACCGTCTGCTTCTACGCGTTCCAGCACACTGACCAGCTGCTCAACACTGCAGAGGTGTCGGCGGACAGCCGCCTGCTCGCCGCAGGGTTCGATAACTCTGCAGTGAAGCTCTGGAGCTTACGGGCGCGGAAGCTGAAGGTGGGGCCTCACAAGGCCGACGTGTCTAAGATCAGACTCGCCTGCGACCTGCTGGAGGAAGAG GCAGATGATGAGGACGCCTCAGGCAGCGAAATTAAGACCCTGCGTGCTCACAGCGGCCCCGTGTACCGCACGGCATTCCTGACGGACGGCTCCGGCCTCCTGTCCTGTTCGGAGGACTCCACCGTGCGCTTCTGGGATCTCAACAGCTTCACCAACACGGTCCTCTACCGTGGCCACGCCTACCCCGTCTGGGACGTGGACGTCAGTCCATGCAGCCTGTACTTCGCCACGGCGTCTCACGACCGCACCGCTCGCCTCTGGAGCTTCGCACGCACGTACCCGCTCCGCCTCTACGCCGGGCACCTCTCCGATGTCGACTGTGTGAAATTCCACCCCAACTCCAGCTACATTGCGACGGGATCCACCGACAAAACCGTACGCCTGTGGAGCATGCAGCAGGGGGCGTCCGTCAGGTTGTTCACGGGGCACCGGGGACCCGTGCTGTCGCTCGCCTTCTCGCCCAATGGAAAGTATTTAGCGTCTGCCGGGGAGGATCAGAGACTGAAGCTATGGGACCTCGCGTCCGGGACCCTGTTCAAAGACCTCCGGGGTCACACGGACAGCATCACCAGCCTTTCCTTTAGCCCCGACAGTAGTCTGGTTGCTTCGGGGTCCATGGATAACTCGGTGCGGGTTTGGGACATACGAAACACACATGGCACCGCCCCGTCTGATGGCTCCAGCAGCGAGCTGATTGGACAGTACACAGGGAACACTAGTAATATACTCAAcgtgcagttcatggcctgtaATCTGCTGCTTGTGACGGGCACAGCGCTGGAGAAACAAGAGCAGTAG
- the taf5l gene encoding TAF5-like RNA polymerase II p300/CBP-associated factor-associated factor 65 kDa subunit 5L isoform X1, protein MYSAEFVLQLKPSEMKRVRTEQIQNAVTQYLKRRQYIDTDGCLKGAKLSQSAEEMAASLTVQTETSCANVVSAAPCQSDPQQYESQFSRLRSFLQDAEAPWTKEVSGVLFPLFLYLHLDMARCGLKGSVDSFYGRFHSFFQQDPEQKAIVDLLRGVVSLQDVTSNPKLCSLRDHKYVVHMTDQAYNYLLRYLQSDDNGAICWVLGAHIQVEVTAVRRTDYQLYGTGLGEGNATSSSVTWTAVDGMEGAEPVEVTAGLPQNEAALDALQDCIKRVREGPPSLTTVCFYAFQHTDQLLNTAEVSADSRLLAAGFDNSAVKLWSLRARKLKVGPHKADVSKIRLACDLLEEEADDEDASGSEIKTLRAHSGPVYRTAFLTDGSGLLSCSEDSTVRFWDLNSFTNTVLYRGHAYPVWDVDVSPCSLYFATASHDRTARLWSFARTYPLRLYAGHLSDVDCVKFHPNSSYIATGSTDKTVRLWSMQQGASVRLFTGHRGPVLSLAFSPNGKYLASAGEDQRLKLWDLASGTLFKDLRGHTDSITSLSFSPDSSLVASGSMDNSVRVWDIRNTHGTAPSDGSSSELIGQYTGNTSNILNVQFMACNLLLVTGTALEKQEQ, encoded by the exons ATGTATTCTGCTGAGTTTGTATTACAACTCAAACCATCAG AGATGAAGCGGGTCCGGACAGAACAGATCCAGAATGCCGTGACCCAGTACCTGAAAAGGAGACAGTACATAGACACAGATGGGTGTCTGAAGGGGGCCAAACTCTCCCAGTCTGCTGAAGAGATGGCTGCTAGTCTGACTG TTCAGACAGAGACCAGTTGTGCAAATGTGGTGTCCGCAGCCCCCTGTCAATCAGACCCCCAGCAATACGAGTCCCAGTTCTCCAGACTGCGCTCCTTTCTGCAAG ATGCAGAGGCGCCGTGGACGAAAGAGGTGAGTGGCGTATTGTTTCCGCTCTTCCTCTACCTGCACTTGGACATGGCACGCTGTGGTCTGAAGGGGTCGGTAGACTCGTTCTACGGACGTTTCCATTCGTTCTTCCAGCAAGACCCTGAGCAGAAAGCTATCGTGGATCTTCTGCGAGGAGTCGTTTCGCTGCAG GATGTGACCTCCAACCCCAAGCTGTGTTCTCTCCGGGATCACAAGTATGTGGTTCACATGACAGATCAAGCCTACAACTACCTGCTGCGATACCTTCAAAGCGACGACAACGGTGCCATCTGCTGGGTGCTCGGCGCACACATACAG GTGGAGGTAACGGCAGTACGACGAACGGACTACCAGCTGTACGGGACGGGGCTCGGAGAGGGAAACGCAACCTCCTCCTCCGTCACCTGGACTGCAGTGGATGGGATGGAGGGGGCGGAGCCTGTAGAGGTCACAGCTGGGTTACCTCAGAACGAGGCCGCGTTGGATGCGTTGCAGGATTGCATAAAGCGTGTGCGAGAGGGTCCGCCCTCGCTCACCACCGTCTGCTTCTACGCGTTCCAGCACACTGACCAGCTGCTCAACACTGCAGAGGTGTCGGCGGACAGCCGCCTGCTCGCCGCAGGGTTCGATAACTCTGCAGTGAAGCTCTGGAGCTTACGGGCGCGGAAGCTGAAGGTGGGGCCTCACAAGGCCGACGTGTCTAAGATCAGACTCGCCTGCGACCTGCTGGAGGAAGAG GCAGATGATGAGGACGCCTCAGGCAGCGAAATTAAGACCCTGCGTGCTCACAGCGGCCCCGTGTACCGCACGGCATTCCTGACGGACGGCTCCGGCCTCCTGTCCTGTTCGGAGGACTCCACCGTGCGCTTCTGGGATCTCAACAGCTTCACCAACACGGTCCTCTACCGTGGCCACGCCTACCCCGTCTGGGACGTGGACGTCAGTCCATGCAGCCTGTACTTCGCCACGGCGTCTCACGACCGCACCGCTCGCCTCTGGAGCTTCGCACGCACGTACCCGCTCCGCCTCTACGCCGGGCACCTCTCCGATGTCGACTGTGTGAAATTCCACCCCAACTCCAGCTACATTGCGACGGGATCCACCGACAAAACCGTACGCCTGTGGAGCATGCAGCAGGGGGCGTCCGTCAGGTTGTTCACGGGGCACCGGGGACCCGTGCTGTCGCTCGCCTTCTCGCCCAATGGAAAGTATTTAGCGTCTGCCGGGGAGGATCAGAGACTGAAGCTATGGGACCTCGCGTCCGGGACCCTGTTCAAAGACCTCCGGGGTCACACGGACAGCATCACCAGCCTTTCCTTTAGCCCCGACAGTAGTCTGGTTGCTTCGGGGTCCATGGATAACTCGGTGCGGGTTTGGGACATACGAAACACACATGGCACCGCCCCGTCTGATGGCTCCAGCAGCGAGCTGATTGGACAGTACACAGGGAACACTAGTAATATACTCAAcgtgcagttcatggcctgtaATCTGCTGCTTGTGACGGGCACAGCGCTGGAGAAACAAGAGCAGTAG
- the capn9 gene encoding calpain-9, translated as MPYNSQYGQKIQAESTQGDGKTFDQLRQECLQKGKLFEDPDFPAVDTSLFYSQTVPVNFEWKRPKEICKDPQFIAGGATRTDICQGQLGDCWLLAAIASLTMYDDTLKRVVPHDQDFGRNYAGIFHFQFWQHNKWLDVVVDDRLPCVRNNLVFVHSADNTEFWSALLEKAYAKLNSSYEALKGGSTMEAMQDFSGGVGEMYETKNPPTNLFTILKKAVERGSMLGCSIDITSSAESEAQTSTGLVKGHAYSITGVEEVNCRGSTVQLVRVRNPWGQVEWNGRWSDNSREWNGVDSADKNRLLNNALEDGEFWMEFEDFKANFDKAEICNLTPDALVDDGKKKWEVNLFEGSWIRGTTAGGCRNYIDTFWTNPQFKIRLKDPDEGDRLCSVMVALMQKNRRRLRKEGLDMETIGFAIYEASNDEDQQGKDFFRYNGSKYRSRAYINMREVSERFRLPPGNYLLVPTTFQPHHEADFLIRLFSENKAAAIEMGNTIQADLPDPPVPNPPEEETDEEKGLRRLFEQIAGSDMAISATELQQVLNAVLSRRKEVKFDGLSISTCHSIINLMDVDSTGMLEFEEFKVFWDKLKKWIMLFLSFDTDRSGRMSAYELRSALNAAGMQLNNKVLQLLGLRFMDANFDIDFEDYLTCIVRLENMFRVFQAFDKQKKGEIGLNMHQFLFLSMNV; from the exons ATGCCCTACAACAGCCAATACGGACAGAAGATCCAGGCGGAGAGCACGCAGGGCGACGGGAAGACGTTCGATCAGCTGCGGCAGGAATGTTTGCAGAAGGGAAAGTTGTTTGAGGATCCCGACTTCCCTGCGGTTGACACCTCACTCTTTTACAGTCAAACGGTCCCGGTTAACTTTGAATGGAAGAGGCCGAAG GAAATATGCAAAGACCCACAGTTTATTGCTGGAGGAGCCACCAGGACCGACATTTGCCAGGGGCAGCTGG GAGACTGTTGGCTGTTGGCCGCGATTGCCTCTCTGACCATGTACGATGACACGCTGAAGAGAGTCGTACCACACGACCAGGACTTCGGTCGCAACTACGCTGGCATCTTTCATTTCCAG ttcTGGCAACATAACAAGTGGTTGGATGTTGTGGTGGATGACAGACTCCCGTGTGTAAGGAACAACCTGGTGTTTGTTCACTCCGCAGACAACACAGAGTTCTGGAGTGCACTTCTGGAGAAGGCCTACGCCAA GCTGAACAGCAGTTATGAAGCTCTGAAAGGCGGGAGCACCATGGAGGCCATGCAGGACTTCTCTGGTGGCGTGGGGGAGATGTACGAGACGAAGAACCCGCCGACTAACCTCTTCACCATCCTCAAGAAAGCTGTGGAGAGAGGATCCATGCTGGGCTGTTCCATCGAC ATCACAAGTTCTGCTGAGTCTGAAGCTCAAACCTCTACTGGTCTGGTTAAAGGCCACGCTTACTCCATCACTGGAGTGGAAGAG GTCAACTGCAGAGGATCCACAGTCCAGCTCGTCCGGGTCAGAAACCCATGGGGTCAGGTGGAGTGGAACGGCCGCTGGAGCGACAA TTCCAGGGAATGGAACGGAGTTGACAGTGCAGACAAAAATCGATTGCTTAACAATGCCCTGGAAGACGGAGAGTTCTG GATGGAGTTTGAAGACTTCAAAGCCAACTTCGATAAGGCCGAGATCTGTAATCTCACTCCAGATGCCCTGGTGGATGACGGTAAGAAGAAATGGGAGGTGAACTTGTTTGAGGGCAGCTGGATCAGGGGCACCACTGCTGGGGGATGCAGGAACTACATCG ACACGTTCTGGACGAACCCCCAGTTCAAGATTCGACTGAAGGACCCTGATGAGGGTGACCGTCTATGCAGTGTCATGGTGGCTCTCATGCAGAAGAACCGCCGTCGCCTCAGGAAAGAGGGGCTTGACATGGAGACCATCGGCTTTGCCATTTATGAG GCTTCCAATGATGAAGACCAACAGGGGAAAGACTTCTTCCGGTATAATGGCTCCAAATATCGCAGCCGTGCCTACATCAACATGAGGGAGGTCTCCGAGCGCTTCAGACTGCCACCTGGAAACTATCTTCTGGTGCCCACCACCTTCCAGCCACACCACGAGGCCGACTTCCTCATCCGCCTCTTCTCAGAGAACAAAGCTGCAGCCAT tgagaTGGGAAACACTATTCAGGCTGACCTCCCCGAT CCACCAGTACCGAATCCTCCTGAGGAAGAAACCGATGAGGAGAAAGGTCTGAGGAGATTGTTTGAGCAGATCGCTGGCTCG GACATGGCCATCAGTGCCACAGAATTACAGCAGGTGCTGAATGCAGTCCTCAGCAGAA GAAAAGAGGTGAAGTTTGATGGTTTGAGCATCAGTACCTGTCACAGCATCATCAATCTCATGGAT GTCGATAGCACAGGAATGCTGGAATTCGAGGAGTTCAAAGTCTTCTGGGACAAACTGAAAAAATGGATT ATGCTGTTCTTGTCTTTCGATACGGATCGTTCAGGCCGCATGTCTGCCTATGAGCTCCGCAGCGCTCTCAACGCAGCAG GGATGCAGTTGAATAACAAGGTTCTGCAGCTGTTGGGTCTCAGGTTCATGGATGCCAATTTTGACATTGACTTTGAAGATTATCTGACCTGTATCGTTCGATTGGAGAACATGTTCA GGGTTTTCCAAGCATTTGACAAGCAAAAGAAGGGCGAGATCGGTCTAAATATGCACcag TTCCTGTTTTTGTCCATGAACGTCTGA
- the ifngr1 gene encoding interferon gamma receptor 1, with translation MQIQVYVVALSILILGPGTKVDAESLPPPSNVSIKCDSYKVEVHWQYPYAVENVVFRVEVKDKSGIEFDDTSEHWMNISNMLMNPVFNHYVVFVTAKQGDKMSKKSDSKTFSFNEHATSTIKCQLEFPDVKLSPKEGNLHLEFTNPLYLYRNTPALRNNTDMDFEFWAESEEITKTSNSCGRELKTCEASFAFAKKRDKYCLNLTGEIGQRLLKQKRQCFIGDLTYYPPITTYLYPLLGVVLSLLFISFIIMLLAKICNEQIKKKAATAFPSFLDFKPPQTHLCKPLKTVQENVASDLRIELVTHDPAENTMLIEIDPDEQQSSDWQSSSVDSKNYNKYGGDGDLEDARSSSDLDLGETVNSCHTHTSRSISDTSAGYDCPHVLRLEMSPGDEVQGYRN, from the exons ATGCAGATTCAGGTCTACGTCGTTGCCTTGTCTATCTTGATCTTGGGACCCGGAACAAAGGTTGACG CTGAGAGCCTTCCTCCTCCCAGCAACGTGTCTATAAAGTGTGACAGCTATAAAGTTGAAGTACACTGGCAATATCCATATGCCGTGGAGAATGTTGTCTTCCGGGTGGAGGTGAAGGATAAAAGCGG GATTGAATTTGATGACACAAGCGAACACTGGATGAACATATCCAACATGCTCATGAATCCAGTGTTCAATCATTACGTCGTCTTCGTGACAGCCAAACAGGGAGACAAGATGTCAAAGAAATCCGattcaaaaacattcagtttcaACGAGCACGCCACCAGCACTATTAAGT GTCAGTTGGAGTTTCCAGACGTTAAGCTGTCGCCAAAGGAAGGAAATCTTCACCTAGAGTTTACCAACCCTCTGTACCTGTACAGAAACACACCAGCTCTTCGCAATAACACAGATATGGATTTCGAGTTTTGGGCTGAATCAGAAGAG ATCACTAAAACGTCAAACAGTTGTGGAAGGGAGCTTAAAACATGCGAGGCATCTTTTGCCTTTGCCAAGAAGAGAGATAAATACTGTCTCAACCTAACAGGAGAAATCGGACAAAGATTGCTTAAGCAGAAGAGACAGTGTTTCATTGGAGACCTCACATACT ACCCGCCGATCACCACATACCTGTATCCATTGCTGGGGGTTGTTTTATCATTGCTGTTTATAAGCTTTATTATAATGTTGCTGGCAAAGATATGCAACGAGCAAATAAAGAAGAAAGCAGCGACTGCTTTTCCCTCATTCTTG GATTTCAAGCCACCGCAAACACACCTGTGCAAACCTCTAAAAACTGTGCAGGAAAACGTGGCGAGCGATCTTCGTATCGAACTGGTCACTCACGACCCTGCTGAGAACACCATGTTAATAGAGATCGACCCCGATGAGCAGCAGTCGTCGGATTGGCAGAGTTCTTCCGTCGACTCAAAGAACTACAACAAATATGGTGGAGACGGTGACCTGGAGGATGCCAGATCCTCTAGTGATTTAGATTTAGGAGAAACGGTCAACAGTTGTCACACCCACACAAGCAGGTCCATCAGTGACACATCTGCAGGATACGACTGTCCACACGTCCTCAGACTAGAGATGAGTCCTGGAGATGAAGTACAAGGTTACAGAAACTAG
- the ltv1 gene encoding protein LTV1 homolog, giving the protein MPHRKRKPFIDKKNAVSFHLVHRSQKDPLAADEKAPQHVLLPAAKVEVEKRKEEQQKFGVFFDDDYDYLQHMKDVSQTTALVSTPQVHRDARSRTTEDNDEEKTKEDVSRVPASITLPSSVFATDFEEEVGLLNKAAPVSGPRLDMDPDIVAAMDEDFDFEDPENMLDDDFVLKANEVPDGDMGDDDDDDEWEDTDEEDDEEEEDDGDGPRREFMFGDCETKSRFTEYSMTSSVMRRNEQLTLLDDCFERFYEQFDDDEIGALDNAELEGYIQPDSERLDEVIKDYFIQKEKEYQKPDQLGPPELPSLTEEDEEVLEMETVVIEPPVERWDCETIISTYSNLYNRPKLIQDTPKTKPIKVSQKTGIPLDVLEKRGPTAKQVERMERINESDLPRVSTQPRLQEESAEERKARKQAIKMERKERRTEKKANKLAFKQEKQMQEKQMVGLRANVQGLKLS; this is encoded by the exons ATG CCTCACAGAAAAAGGAAACCTTTTATCGATAAAAAGAATGCGGTGTCATTTCATCTGGTGCACAGAAGTCAGAAAGACCCGCTGGCTGCCGATGAGAAAGCGCCGCAACACGTGCTTCTACCTGCTGCTAAG GTAGAGGTCGAGAAGAGGAAAGAAGAACAGCAGAAGTTCGGAGTGTTTTTCGACGACGACTACGATTACCTGCAGCATATGAAAGACGTGTCCCAGACCACAGCGCTGGTCTCCACCCCTCAAgtccacagagatgctcgatcgaGGACGACAGAGGACAATGACGAAGAGAAGACAAAGGAAGATGTCAGCCGTGTTCCT GCCTCCATCACGCTTCCCTCATCTGTGTTTGCCACAGATTTTGAAGAGGAAGTGGGTTTGTTAAACAAAGCCGCTCCTGTTTCAG GGCCCCGGCTGGATATGGACCCTGACATCGTCGCTGCTATGGACGAGGACTTTGATTTTGAAGACCCCGAGAACATGCTGGACGATGACTTTGTGCTCAAGGCCAACGAAGTCCCGGACGGCGACATGGG tgatgatgatgatgatgatgaatggGAGGACACGGACGAGGAAGATGACGAAGAGGAGGAGGACGATGGAGATGGTCCCCGCCGGGAGTTCATGTTTGGGGATTGCGAAACGAAGAGTCGCTTTACGGAATACTCGATGACCTCCTCGGTCATGAGAAGAAACGAGCAGCTCACGCTCCTGGACGATTGCTTTGAAAGG TTTTACGAGCAGTTTGACGACGATGAGATCGGAGCGCTGGATAACGCCGAGCTGGAGGGCTACATCCAACCAGACAGCGAGCGGCTGGACGAGGTCATCAAAGACTACTTCATCCAGAAAGAGAAAGA ataTCAGAAGCCGGATCAGCTGGGTCCTCCTGAGCTGCCCTCGCTAACAGAGGAAGACGAGGAGGTGCTGGAGATGGAGACGGTGGTCATCGAGCCGCCTGTGGAGCGCTGGGACTGTGAGACCATCATCA GCACATATTCCAACCTGTACAACAGACCCAAACTCATCCAGGACACTCCTAAG ACTAAGCCAATCAAAGTGTCCCAAAAGACGGGCATTCCTCTGGACGTCCTGGAGAAAAGAGGCCCGACGGCCAAACAGGTGGAGAGAATGGAGAGAATCAACGAGTCGGACCTGCCCAGAGTCTCCACGCAGCCCCGCTTGCAAGAAGAGAGCGCCGAGGAGAGGAAAGCTAGAAAACAGGCCATCAAAATGGAGAGGAAG GAGAGGAGGACGGAGAAGAAGGCAAACAAACTGGCGTTCAAACAGGAGAAACAGATGCAGGAGAAGCAGATGGTTGGCTTAAGAGCAAACGTTCAGGGTCTGAAGCTCTCATAG